A DNA window from Rossellomorea marisflavi contains the following coding sequences:
- a CDS encoding DUF2521 family protein: MLNVITTFTTKQREKEIKSERTLLRGISIKMLQESVRKHFGYIKIQGGTFMQEGFDEACFDVAIEAYLLGGKVSKFGHEGEGEERVKQRCHTELKHFIDTLYNFWLYWAEVGVTQPVDESFYHSCEHFVETWWEEGYQQGMKRLKLRLH, from the coding sequence GTGTTGAACGTCATCACGACTTTTACAACGAAACAACGCGAAAAAGAAATCAAATCCGAACGGACCCTCCTCCGTGGCATCTCCATCAAGATGCTTCAGGAGAGCGTCAGGAAACATTTCGGTTATATAAAGATACAAGGCGGCACCTTCATGCAGGAGGGCTTTGATGAAGCCTGTTTCGATGTGGCAATCGAGGCCTACCTGCTCGGAGGGAAAGTCAGCAAGTTCGGTCATGAAGGTGAAGGGGAAGAGCGAGTAAAGCAGCGCTGCCATACAGAACTCAAGCACTTCATCGATACGCTGTATAACTTCTGGCTCTACTGGGCCGAAGTCGGTGTCACCCAGCCGGTGGATGAATCCTTCTATCACTCCTGTGAGCATTTTGTGGAAACATGGTGGGAGGAAGGATATCAGCAGGGAATGAAGCGTCTTAAGCTCAGGCTTCACTAA
- the cwlD gene encoding N-acetylmuramoyl-L-alanine amidase CwlD has product MRQKLKVIGMIAALAAVLFIIQYKILDKNTWGSWNLPLSGKVIYIDPGHGGPDGGAGDKNALEKDIALDVSIMIRDYLQEQGALVIMTREEDVDLADEDTKGYSRRKVEDLHERLKRINDSEADLYLSVHLNSIPSAQWSGAQTFYNPKFKENEAFAKAIQKELIRNLENTTREAKGLQNVYILKHAKKPGALVEIGFLSNPGERANLLKKDYQEKIAASVYEGIMDYLAEAPDKKE; this is encoded by the coding sequence ATGCGTCAAAAGCTAAAAGTCATCGGGATGATCGCTGCGCTGGCAGCGGTGCTGTTTATTATTCAATATAAAATCCTGGATAAGAATACGTGGGGGTCATGGAATCTCCCCTTATCCGGTAAGGTGATCTATATAGATCCCGGTCACGGTGGTCCTGACGGTGGTGCAGGGGACAAGAACGCCCTTGAGAAGGATATCGCTCTTGATGTCTCCATCATGATCAGGGACTATCTCCAGGAGCAGGGAGCCCTTGTGATCATGACCAGGGAAGAAGACGTAGATCTGGCAGATGAAGATACGAAGGGATACAGCAGGAGGAAAGTCGAAGACCTTCATGAACGCTTGAAGCGTATCAATGATTCTGAGGCCGACCTGTATCTAAGCGTACACCTGAACTCAATTCCGTCTGCACAATGGAGCGGGGCACAAACGTTCTACAATCCGAAGTTCAAGGAAAACGAGGCATTCGCCAAAGCCATCCAAAAAGAACTGATCCGAAATCTGGAGAATACGACAAGGGAAGCGAAGGGGCTCCAGAATGTCTATATCCTGAAGCACGCCAAGAAGCCAGGCGCCCTCGTGGAAATCGGCTTCCTATCAAACCCGGGGGAGCGGGCGAATCTTCTCAAGAAGGATTACCAGGAAAAGATCGCTGCATCGGTTTATGAAGGGATCATGGATTATCTTGCCGAAGCACCGGATAAAAAGGAATAG
- a CDS encoding P-loop NTPase — protein sequence MLTEQQARELLAGLQDPFLHKTLGETNGIEEISIKEEKNHISVKIALAKTGTGEQLQFQQKVVQLLKDNGAASVGIRFTELSDEELEKHRGSGGEGTDLLSPASKTTFIAIASGKGGVGKSTVSVNLAVSLARQGKKVGLVDADIYGFSVPDMMGIMKRPVVRGEKIIPVERFGVKVISMGFFVEDNAPVIWRGPMLGKMLNNFFSDVEWGDLDYLLLDLPPGTGDVALDVHTMLPKCKEIIVTTPHPTAAFVAARAGAMALQTDHDILGVVENMSYFESKITGEKEFVFGQGGGEKLTEELRTDLLGKLPLQQPDWNEEDFAPSVYAADHRLGQIYGEIAHKVIEKLS from the coding sequence ATGTTGACGGAACAGCAGGCACGTGAATTGTTGGCGGGATTGCAGGATCCTTTTTTACATAAAACATTAGGTGAAACGAACGGTATAGAGGAGATTTCGATCAAGGAGGAGAAAAATCATATCAGCGTGAAAATTGCGTTGGCTAAGACGGGGACAGGCGAGCAGCTGCAGTTCCAGCAGAAGGTCGTTCAGCTTCTCAAAGATAACGGGGCTGCTTCAGTGGGGATCCGTTTTACGGAGCTGTCTGATGAAGAGCTTGAGAAGCACAGGGGTTCAGGTGGGGAAGGAACGGATCTTCTTTCACCTGCAAGCAAGACGACGTTCATCGCTATTGCAAGCGGTAAGGGTGGCGTGGGCAAATCGACGGTTTCTGTGAACCTTGCCGTCTCACTGGCGCGTCAAGGGAAGAAGGTCGGTCTTGTGGATGCCGATATTTACGGATTCAGTGTTCCTGATATGATGGGGATCATGAAGCGTCCGGTTGTACGTGGGGAAAAGATCATTCCAGTAGAACGGTTCGGGGTGAAAGTCATTTCCATGGGCTTCTTTGTGGAAGACAATGCCCCTGTCATCTGGAGGGGACCGATGCTTGGTAAAATGCTGAATAACTTCTTCTCCGACGTAGAATGGGGAGACCTTGATTACCTTCTACTCGATTTGCCGCCGGGAACAGGGGATGTGGCACTCGACGTTCATACGATGCTTCCTAAGTGCAAGGAGATCATTGTGACGACTCCGCATCCGACAGCTGCCTTTGTGGCTGCACGTGCAGGTGCCATGGCCCTCCAGACGGATCATGACATTCTTGGTGTCGTAGAGAATATGTCGTATTTCGAGAGTAAGATCACGGGTGAGAAGGAATTCGTCTTTGGTCAAGGCGGAGGAGAGAAGCTGACGGAAGAACTGCGCACCGATCTCCTTGGTAAGTTGCCTCTTCAACAGCCGGATTGGAATGAAGAGGACTTTGCTCCTTCTGTCTATGCAGCCGATCACCGCCTGGGTCAGATCTATGGCGAGATCGCTCATAAGGTGATTGAAAAACTTTCATAA
- the gerD gene encoding spore germination lipoprotein GerD: protein MKRLSFLVLSSFFLLTACGGGGTETGKMDYEETKKMVVDILKTDDGKKAIKEIMSDDEMKSELILNEKVVTDTISKTLTSEKGVEFWKKAFEDPKFAETMAKSMKEGNEKLLKDLMKDPEYQGMMIDLFKDPAMQKDIIEALKSKEYREHLQQVIIETLQSPLFQSKIQEAMDKGSTGNQKSGKTLNDQGGGSTSGGGQGGGA from the coding sequence ATGAAACGATTATCCTTTCTTGTGCTGTCATCCTTCTTTCTCTTGACTGCCTGTGGTGGCGGAGGAACGGAGACCGGCAAAATGGACTATGAAGAAACCAAGAAAATGGTTGTCGATATATTGAAAACAGACGATGGCAAAAAGGCTATCAAAGAAATCATGAGTGACGATGAAATGAAATCAGAGCTGATCCTGAATGAAAAAGTCGTAACAGATACCATTTCGAAGACCCTCACGTCGGAAAAAGGCGTGGAGTTCTGGAAGAAGGCCTTTGAAGACCCGAAGTTTGCTGAAACGATGGCGAAAAGCATGAAGGAAGGCAACGAAAAGCTTCTGAAAGACCTCATGAAAGATCCCGAGTACCAAGGCATGATGATTGACCTATTCAAGGATCCTGCCATGCAGAAAGATATCATCGAAGCCCTTAAAAGCAAGGAATATCGCGAGCACCTTCAACAGGTGATCATTGAAACACTCCAAAGCCCGCTCTTCCAGTCGAAGATCCAGGAAGCCATGGATAAAGGATCTACGGGAAATCAAAAAAGTGGTAAGACCCTTAATGACCAAGGCGGCGGAAGTACCTCCGGTGGAGGTCAGGGTGGCGGTGCTTAA
- a CDS encoding KinB-signaling pathway activation protein translates to MTIRNWIRFFIHTLLVGGLVTGVASLFIRWDQFGPYVSDGDVLGILSSLLWFLFVGFTFSVISQMGYFAYLTIHQFGMGLFKGLWNPVQFLLILFVLFDLIYFRFRAFAEADDSYLPYILLGFGILLIGAVTAYFKNQQSSSNTYVSALFFMIVITTLEWLPVLLVNSIDWLYLMLLALISCNAYQLLMLPRYLENSRTERQQKTG, encoded by the coding sequence GTGACCATCCGTAATTGGATCCGTTTTTTCATTCATACGCTGCTAGTCGGGGGATTAGTGACCGGAGTGGCATCCTTGTTCATCAGATGGGATCAGTTCGGTCCATATGTCAGTGATGGAGACGTACTGGGGATCTTATCGAGCCTGTTATGGTTCTTATTTGTAGGCTTCACCTTCAGTGTCATCAGCCAAATGGGGTATTTCGCCTATTTGACAATCCATCAATTTGGCATGGGGTTATTCAAGGGGCTGTGGAATCCAGTGCAGTTCTTGTTGATTCTATTCGTGTTATTCGATCTCATTTATTTCCGGTTCAGGGCATTCGCAGAAGCGGATGATTCCTATCTGCCATATATCCTCCTTGGATTCGGCATCTTGTTGATTGGGGCAGTCACCGCCTATTTCAAGAATCAGCAGTCGAGCTCGAACACTTATGTATCCGCTTTATTCTTTATGATTGTCATTACGACACTGGAATGGCTCCCTGTCCTGTTGGTGAACTCCATCGACTGGCTGTACCTGATGCTCCTGGCTCTTATATCCTGTAACGCCTATCAGCTGCTGATGCTTCCGCGTTATCTGGAAAATTCCCGTACCGAGAGACAACAAAAGACAGGATGA
- the pdaB gene encoding polysaccharide deacetylase family sporulation protein PdaB — protein sequence MSTFHTVNAKRLKQVALIIVISFFTALMVYSANTSSIAVFGTKDGPKAVFKGEKGVALTFNIGWGDEKAKPILQELKRMNVQSATFFLSGAWAERHPELVDQIVKQGYEIGNLGYAYSDYTDMEPEKIRQDILKADTIFKKLNVQEVKLLRSPTGHFDKETLKVADSLGLTLVHWSVDSKDWTNPGVDEIVENVGEAKKGDIILLHASDSAKQTQKALPEIIKELQSKGSFINVSDMISNGDAKSSLIQ from the coding sequence GTGAGTACATTTCATACGGTGAATGCCAAGAGACTGAAGCAGGTTGCACTGATTATCGTCATATCTTTTTTCACCGCTCTGATGGTGTATAGTGCGAATACATCAAGTATTGCTGTCTTCGGAACCAAAGATGGACCGAAGGCGGTTTTCAAAGGAGAGAAAGGCGTTGCCCTGACCTTTAATATCGGATGGGGAGATGAAAAAGCGAAGCCTATATTGCAGGAATTAAAGAGGATGAATGTTCAGTCCGCCACTTTCTTTCTATCCGGCGCCTGGGCCGAACGCCATCCTGAGCTGGTGGACCAGATTGTGAAGCAGGGCTACGAGATCGGAAATCTGGGATATGCTTACTCAGACTACACAGATATGGAACCTGAAAAGATCAGACAAGACATCCTGAAGGCCGATACGATCTTCAAAAAACTCAATGTGCAGGAGGTGAAGCTGCTTAGAAGCCCAACAGGCCACTTCGATAAAGAAACGCTGAAGGTGGCGGATTCACTTGGACTCACCCTTGTACACTGGAGTGTGGACTCAAAAGACTGGACCAACCCTGGAGTGGATGAAATCGTCGAAAATGTCGGTGAAGCGAAGAAAGGGGATATCATCCTTCTGCACGCTTCTGATTCTGCCAAGCAGACTCAGAAGGCCCTTCCTGAAATCATAAAGGAACTTCAGTCCAAAGGAAGCTTCATCAATGTATCGGATATGATATCAAACGGTGATGCCAAGTCTTCCCTGATCCAATGA
- the rocF gene encoding arginase, translated as MKKNISIIGVPMDLGQMRRGVDMGPSAIRYAGVIERLEDLGYAIKDLGDIKIGQAERVHKDRDTNLRNLKAVVEASKTLAAKVDDVIEGGDFPLIFGGDHSIAIGTLAGVSPHYENLGVIWYDAHGDLNTADTSPSGNIHGMPLAVSLGLGHEDLLDIGHDRVKIKPENVVLIGARSLDEGERELIKEKGIKVYTMHEIDRLGMANVMEDAIDYLKEKTDGVHLSLDLDGLDPSDAPGVGTPVLGGISYRESHLAMEMLEESGLITSAEFVEVNPILDEKNKTATVAVALMGSLFGEKLL; from the coding sequence ATGAAGAAGAATATTTCGATTATTGGGGTACCGATGGACTTGGGTCAAATGAGGCGTGGAGTCGATATGGGACCGAGCGCTATTCGATATGCAGGTGTGATTGAAAGGCTAGAGGATCTAGGCTATGCAATTAAGGACCTTGGAGATATCAAGATCGGCCAGGCGGAGCGGGTACATAAGGACAGGGATACGAATCTTCGCAATCTTAAGGCGGTGGTTGAGGCCAGCAAGACGTTGGCAGCAAAAGTGGACGATGTTATTGAAGGCGGGGATTTCCCTTTGATTTTCGGAGGGGACCATAGTATCGCCATCGGCACGCTTGCCGGTGTATCGCCTCACTACGAAAACCTGGGCGTGATCTGGTATGATGCCCATGGAGATCTGAACACGGCGGATACATCCCCTTCAGGCAATATCCATGGAATGCCACTTGCAGTGAGCTTGGGACTTGGTCATGAGGATCTTCTGGATATCGGGCATGACCGCGTAAAGATTAAGCCTGAGAATGTCGTGCTGATTGGAGCCCGATCATTGGACGAAGGCGAGAGGGAGCTTATAAAGGAAAAGGGCATCAAGGTCTACACCATGCATGAAATCGATCGTCTCGGCATGGCAAACGTGATGGAAGATGCGATTGATTATTTGAAGGAGAAAACGGACGGGGTCCATCTGTCCCTTGATCTTGATGGGTTGGATCCGAGCGATGCACCGGGAGTGGGCACACCGGTCCTCGGCGGGATCAGCTATCGTGAAAGTCATCTTGCCATGGAGATGCTGGAGGAATCCGGACTGATTACGTCTGCAGAGTTCGTGGAAGTTAATCCGATCCTCGATGAAAAGAATAAGACGGCAACAGTGGCAGTGGCGCTCATGGGCTCCCTGTTTGGAGAAAAACTTCTTTAA
- a CDS encoding aspartyl-phosphate phosphatase Spo0E family protein, with protein sequence MRVRVRDLLFEIEDCRRQMVEMALKSSFADEQVVDMSVRLDDLLNQYQGCKHH encoded by the coding sequence ATGAGAGTACGCGTACGTGATCTACTGTTCGAGATAGAAGACTGCCGTCGCCAGATGGTCGAGATGGCCCTGAAGTCATCCTTCGCAGATGAGCAGGTCGTTGATATGAGTGTAAGGCTCGATGACTTACTAAACCAATATCAAGGGTGTAAACACCATTGA
- the sigW gene encoding RNA polymerase sigma factor SigW, whose translation MDEIINRRIKQVLKGDQNAFGEIVELYKDKVFQLCYRMLGNRHEAEDIAQEAFIRAYVNIETFHQNRKFSTWLFRIATNLCIDRIRKKKPDYFLDAEVAGTDGLTMYSQIAADIQLPEEEVENMELQETIQKEISKLPQKYRSVIVLKYIEELPLQEISEILDMPLGTVKTRVHRGREALRKQLRSL comes from the coding sequence ATGGACGAAATCATCAATAGAAGAATCAAACAGGTTCTCAAAGGCGATCAGAACGCATTTGGGGAAATTGTGGAGTTATACAAAGACAAGGTATTCCAACTGTGCTACAGGATGCTCGGGAATCGGCATGAGGCGGAAGATATTGCACAGGAGGCGTTCATACGGGCCTATGTGAATATCGAGACGTTCCATCAGAACAGGAAGTTCAGCACCTGGCTGTTCCGGATCGCGACGAACCTTTGCATAGACCGGATACGCAAGAAAAAACCCGATTACTTTCTGGATGCGGAAGTAGCCGGGACCGACGGATTGACCATGTATTCTCAAATCGCAGCTGATATCCAGCTCCCTGAAGAAGAAGTGGAGAATATGGAGCTCCAGGAGACGATCCAGAAAGAAATTTCGAAATTACCTCAGAAATATCGTTCTGTCATCGTATTAAAGTATATTGAGGAGCTGCCCCTTCAAGAAATCAGTGAGATATTGGATATGCCGCTCGGTACAGTGAAGACGAGAGTGCATAGAGGGCGGGAAGCCCTACGGAAGCAATTACGATCTTTGTAA
- a CDS encoding anti-sigma factor family protein: protein MKACPEEVIDYMHDYLDGDIGSTQASELKKHLQECDDCQHHFHELKKAIAFVQSTSHISAPSGFTDSVMARLPKEKKKVGFQRWLKSHPLLTAAALFLTFMTGGLFTSWNGNDDFSFTKHDNLVVQDHTVLVPKGEVVKGDLTVRNGDVKIEGKVTGDVTVINGDKYLASAGSVTGDINEIDEAFGWLWYKIKEGVKGTVDLGNSQMVEN, encoded by the coding sequence ATGAAAGCATGTCCTGAAGAAGTCATTGACTACATGCATGATTATCTTGATGGAGATATAGGAAGCACCCAAGCATCGGAACTGAAGAAACATCTGCAGGAATGCGATGATTGTCAGCATCATTTTCATGAGCTTAAAAAAGCGATCGCCTTTGTACAAAGCACCTCGCACATCAGTGCACCAAGCGGGTTCACTGACAGTGTGATGGCAAGGCTTCCGAAGGAGAAGAAGAAAGTAGGGTTCCAGCGATGGTTGAAAAGCCATCCGCTTCTCACAGCGGCTGCGCTGTTCCTGACGTTCATGACGGGAGGACTTTTCACCTCCTGGAATGGTAATGATGATTTCTCATTCACCAAGCATGACAATCTCGTCGTACAGGATCACACGGTCCTCGTCCCTAAAGGGGAAGTGGTCAAGGGGGATCTGACCGTACGAAATGGCGATGTGAAGATAGAAGGAAAGGTCACGGGGGATGTGACCGTCATCAACGGTGATAAGTATCTCGCTTCTGCCGGAAGTGTGACCGGAGATATCAACGAGATCGATGAAGCCTTCGGATGGCTATGGTACAAGATCAAAGAAGGTGTCAAAGGAACCGTGGATTTAGGAAATTCGCAAATGGTTGAAAATTAA
- the cdaA gene encoding diadenylate cyclase CdaA, protein MPFLDIFTDYSALDYVSDIVDILVVWFVIYKLIMLIKGTKAVQLLKGIFVIIIVRGLSSIFGLDTLGWMMQQALTWGFLAIIIIFQPELRRALEQLGRGRLFSRSGMQEDEEQERIIESMTKAVSYMAKRRIGALLTLERETGMSDYIETGIPLDSKISSELLINIFIPNTPLHDGAVIVQKNQIAAAACYLPLSESPFISKELGTRHRAALGVSEVTDSITIVVSEETGAISITKNGELYRDLTLDRFKEILTNELVGERSNASSVKWNWRGKK, encoded by the coding sequence ATGCCGTTTCTCGATATTTTTACGGATTACTCCGCACTGGATTATGTCTCCGATATTGTAGATATTCTCGTGGTGTGGTTTGTAATCTACAAACTCATCATGCTGATAAAAGGCACGAAAGCAGTACAATTGTTAAAAGGAATTTTCGTTATCATCATTGTAAGGGGTCTCAGTAGCATTTTTGGCCTTGATACCCTCGGATGGATGATGCAGCAGGCACTGACCTGGGGATTCCTTGCCATCATCATCATCTTCCAGCCCGAATTGAGACGGGCCCTCGAACAGCTCGGCCGGGGCCGTCTGTTCTCGAGATCCGGCATGCAGGAGGATGAAGAGCAGGAACGCATCATTGAATCCATGACCAAAGCGGTCAGCTATATGGCGAAGCGCCGCATCGGGGCCCTATTGACCCTGGAGAGGGAAACAGGGATGAGTGATTACATCGAGACGGGGATCCCGCTCGACTCCAAGATCTCATCAGAGCTCCTCATCAACATTTTCATCCCGAATACACCTTTGCATGATGGTGCCGTCATCGTTCAGAAGAATCAGATTGCGGCAGCGGCATGCTATCTGCCACTTTCAGAGAGCCCGTTCATTTCAAAGGAGCTCGGTACGCGGCACCGGGCAGCGCTTGGTGTCAGCGAAGTGACAGACAGCATTACCATCGTTGTATCTGAGGAAACAGGTGCCATCTCCATTACGAAGAATGGTGAGCTTTATCGCGACCTGACTTTGGATCGTTTCAAGGAGATCCTGACGAATGAGCTCGTTGGCGAACGTTCGAATGCTTCCTCGGTGAAATGGAACTGGAGGGGGAAGAAATAG
- a CDS encoding CdaR family protein gives MDKFMESRWFMRIVGLLLALILYMSVNFGDLQKEANRPSSGSSQEDVETVQDVPLEVFYDSDNLVVTGMPETVNVRLEGPKALVQAAKQVKDFQVYVDLNDVGIGNHQVEVKIDNLSDKMKAKVNPGYVNVSVQEKVTKEFGVEPEFNEGLLADGYDAQGLAVEPKTVKVTGAKDEVERITYVKATIDVDNEINQNVTREAQVQVLDRNYNKLDVEVEPETVDVTVSVTNPSKTVPISVKEKGELPEGVTLNSISVKPKEATIFGNQSLLDTVKELFAEVDLSDIKKDTTKKVKIGPQSDLNKVTPEEVEITIDVSQVSTDEDKELTGVPITPEGLPEDYEYNVTSPEAEAVDVSLSGPQDEVSKVTKDDFSLALDLSGLEPGEHEVEITAQGPDNVDWTLSQKTVTVEIKDKNTSADG, from the coding sequence ATGGATAAGTTTATGGAAAGCCGTTGGTTCATGCGCATCGTCGGTTTACTGCTTGCACTCATCCTCTATATGTCCGTCAACTTCGGCGATCTTCAAAAAGAAGCGAATCGTCCGAGTAGCGGAAGCTCTCAGGAAGATGTGGAAACCGTTCAGGATGTGCCCCTTGAAGTGTTTTATGACAGTGATAACCTTGTCGTCACGGGTATGCCCGAGACGGTGAACGTCAGGCTGGAAGGACCGAAAGCCCTCGTGCAGGCAGCCAAGCAGGTGAAGGACTTCCAAGTGTACGTCGACCTGAATGACGTGGGCATTGGGAACCATCAGGTGGAAGTCAAAATAGACAACCTATCGGATAAGATGAAGGCGAAGGTCAATCCAGGCTATGTGAATGTGTCAGTTCAGGAGAAGGTCACGAAGGAATTCGGGGTCGAGCCCGAGTTCAATGAAGGACTGCTTGCCGACGGCTATGATGCCCAGGGACTGGCAGTGGAGCCTAAAACCGTGAAGGTGACAGGTGCGAAAGACGAAGTGGAGCGCATCACCTATGTGAAGGCGACCATCGATGTCGATAATGAAATCAACCAGAATGTCACGAGAGAAGCACAGGTACAAGTGCTCGACCGTAACTATAATAAACTGGATGTCGAAGTGGAACCGGAAACGGTCGACGTGACGGTCTCGGTCACCAACCCGAGCAAAACCGTCCCCATTTCGGTGAAGGAGAAGGGTGAGCTGCCTGAAGGCGTGACGCTCAATTCCATCAGCGTCAAACCAAAAGAAGCCACCATATTCGGAAATCAGAGCCTCCTCGATACAGTGAAGGAGCTGTTTGCCGAAGTGGACCTTTCGGACATCAAGAAAGATACGACAAAGAAAGTGAAGATCGGCCCGCAGTCCGATCTCAATAAGGTGACACCGGAGGAAGTCGAGATCACCATCGATGTCTCACAGGTGTCAACAGATGAGGATAAGGAACTGACGGGTGTGCCGATCACACCGGAGGGCCTCCCGGAAGACTATGAGTACAACGTGACGTCTCCCGAGGCTGAGGCTGTGGATGTCTCACTCAGCGGTCCCCAGGATGAGGTGAGCAAGGTGACGAAGGATGACTTCTCCCTTGCCCTTGACCTCTCGGGACTCGAGCCGGGTGAACATGAGGTGGAGATTACTGCACAGGGACCGGATAACGTGGACTGGACCCTGTCACAAAAGACCGTAACCGTAGAAATCAAAGATAAGAACACATCAGCCGATGGCTGA
- the glmM gene encoding phosphoglucosamine mutase, with the protein MGKYFGTDGVRGVANSELTPELAFKLGRFGGYVLTKDATRPKILIGRDTRISGHMLEGALVAGLLSIGAEVMRLGVISTPGVSYLTKALGAQAGVMISASHNPVADNGIKFFGPDGFKLSDDQENEIEVLLDATEDTLPRPVGGDLGQVSDYFEGGQKYLQYLKQTVDEDFDGLHIALDCAHGATSSLATHLFADLDADISTMGASPNGLNINEGVGSTHPETLAEMVKEKGADLGLAFDGDGDRIIAIDENGEIVDGDQIMYICGKFLKSEGRLKQSTVVSTVMSNLGFHKGLEEHGIQSIQTAVGDRYVVEEMKKNNYNLGGEQSGHIIFLDYNTTGDGLLTGIQLVNIMKITGKSLSELAGEMKKFPQKLVNVRVTDKHHVTDNAKVSEVISKVEGEMNGNGRILVRPSGTEPLVRVMAEAPTEELCARYVDEIVAVVQAEMGLAE; encoded by the coding sequence ATGGGTAAGTATTTTGGAACAGACGGAGTAAGGGGAGTAGCCAACTCGGAACTGACACCTGAACTGGCTTTTAAGCTGGGTAGATTCGGGGGTTACGTACTGACGAAGGATGCCACACGTCCCAAAATATTGATTGGAAGGGATACGCGGATCTCAGGACATATGCTCGAAGGCGCCCTCGTTGCAGGATTGCTGTCGATCGGAGCGGAAGTCATGCGTCTTGGAGTCATTTCCACACCGGGAGTCTCTTACCTCACTAAGGCACTGGGGGCACAGGCAGGGGTCATGATCTCAGCTTCCCACAATCCTGTGGCAGACAACGGAATCAAATTCTTCGGACCGGACGGATTCAAGCTGTCCGATGACCAGGAGAATGAAATCGAAGTGCTCCTTGATGCTACTGAAGATACCCTTCCTCGTCCGGTAGGCGGAGATCTCGGTCAGGTGAGCGACTACTTCGAGGGTGGACAAAAGTATCTGCAATACCTTAAACAAACAGTGGATGAAGACTTCGACGGACTACATATCGCACTCGATTGTGCACATGGTGCCACTTCTTCCCTTGCGACGCATCTGTTCGCCGATCTCGATGCCGACATTTCCACGATGGGAGCATCCCCGAACGGGTTGAACATCAACGAGGGAGTAGGTTCCACGCATCCAGAAACACTCGCGGAAATGGTGAAGGAAAAGGGAGCGGACCTTGGTCTTGCCTTTGACGGAGACGGAGACCGGATCATCGCTATCGATGAAAATGGGGAAATCGTCGACGGAGACCAGATCATGTACATCTGCGGGAAATTCCTTAAATCAGAAGGTCGTTTGAAGCAATCGACGGTCGTCTCCACCGTCATGAGCAACCTCGGATTCCACAAAGGACTCGAGGAGCACGGCATCCAAAGCATCCAGACGGCCGTGGGAGATCGCTATGTAGTCGAGGAAATGAAGAAGAACAACTATAACCTCGGCGGGGAACAGTCCGGTCACATCATCTTCCTGGATTACAACACGACAGGTGACGGACTCCTTACAGGAATCCAGCTTGTGAACATCATGAAGATCACGGGGAAATCCCTATCTGAGCTTGCGGGTGAAATGAAGAAGTTTCCTCAAAAGCTTGTGAACGTCCGTGTGACCGATAAACATCACGTAACGGATAATGCCAAGGTGAGTGAAGTCATCAGCAAGGTGGAAGGCGAGATGAACGGAAACGGCCGGATCCTTGTCCGTCCATCCGGAACCGAGCCCCTTGTCCGTGTTATGGCAGAAGCTCCGACAGAAGAACTTTGCGCCCGATACGTCGATGAAATCGTCGCCGTGGTACAGGCGGAAATGGGCCTGGCTGAATAG